Proteins co-encoded in one Marmota flaviventris isolate mMarFla1 chromosome 9, mMarFla1.hap1, whole genome shotgun sequence genomic window:
- the LOC139707135 gene encoding olfactory receptor 10D3-like, which produces MNNYTSVKEFILLGLPHTEGLENMIFVLFLAFYLFALLGNLLIFVTILASSSLHTPMYFFLGNLSVFDIFFPSVNSPKMMVSLAGRIRTISYQGCASQVFFYHTLGGTECFLYTVMAYDRFVAICHPMHYTVIMNHRVCTSLTVCTWLGGCVHGSILTFLIFKLPYCGPNEVDSFFCDIPVVLSLACADTSLAQMVSFTNIGVVALVCFLLILLSYTRIVLSILRIRSSEGRRRAFSTCSAHLTSILLFYGPVILVYLRPASSPWLDSVVQVLNNVITPSLNPLIYSLRNKDVKVALRKMFHSLS; this is translated from the coding sequence ATGAACAACTACACCTCTGTGAAGGAGTTCATCCTGTTGGGACTTCCTCACACTGAAGGGCTGGAGAACATGATCTTTGTCCTGTTTCTGGCCTTCTATCTCTTCGCCTtgctggggaacctgctcatctTTGTCACCATTCTGGCTTCATCCAGTctgcacacccccatgtacttcttcctgggAAACCTGTCTGTGTTTGACATCTTCTTCCCTTCTGTGAACTCCCCCAAGATGATGGTCTCCCTGGCAGGGCGAATCCGCACCATCTCTTACCAGGGCTGTGCCTCCCAGGTCTTCTTCTACCACACTCTGGGTGGCACTGAGTGTTTCCTGTACACAGTGATGGCCTACGACCGCTTTGTGGCCATTTGTCACCCCATGCACTACACTGTCATCATGAACCACAGGGTGTGCACCAGCCTGACAGTGTGCACATGGCTGGGGGGCTGTGTGCACGGGAGCATCCTCACGTTTCTCATCTTTAAGTTGCCCTACTGTGGGCCCAATGAGGTGGACAGCTTTTTCTGTGACATTCCAGTGGTGCTGTCCCTGGCCTGTGCAGACACTTCTCTAGCACAGATGGTGAGTTTCACCAACATAGGTGTGGTTGCCCTGGTGTGTTTTCTTCTTATCCTCCTTTCTTACACCCGCATTGTTCTCTCTATATTGAGAATCCGTTCCTCTGAAGGCAGGCGCAGAGCGTTCTCCACCTGCAGTGCCCACCTGACCTCTATCCTCTTGTTCTATGGACCTGTGATTCTTGTCTATCTCAGACCTGCTTCCAGCCCCTGGCTGGATTCTGTGGTTCAGGTGTTAAACAATGTCATCACTCCTTCCCTCAATCCTTTGATTTATTCCTTGAGAAACAAGGATGTGAAAGTGGCTCTGAGGAAGATG